CATGGGATCTTCTAAATCAGAAAAATCCAATTTCCAATAGGCAGTGGCAATGTCATTAATAATCCATTGCACATAGGCTTGTACAACTAATCCCTGCCGTTCTGTACAAATGCAATTGGCATTAATTAAAATCGTTTGTACCGCCGCAGGAATGACAAGAAAGGAATCGGTGAGGGGATTGAAGCGAAAGGAAATTCCTTTGCCAATGTGTAAGGGTTCACGATGGCCCCGTCGGGTATGCACCACGTATACATTGGGCGGAACGATGACACTTTTCCAAATCCAGAATCCCGTAATCCGGTAATCGATCGCGCGGCTGACGGGTGGCGCAATTCCACCCAAAGGTGACGGGGCAGAAGCTGCGGGAGCCATCCGAGGCCGACTGCTGCTGAGTTTACGATCAACTTCAGCTTTTTCTTGCAACACCTGTTGGAGATAGGTATTTTCTCCCGGTTGATTACTCATCGTATGTATCGTGGGGATAGCGACGGCATAGCTCCTCCATTAGTAGCCTATGGAACTGTCCAACCGCAGGTTTTACGAACTTTTCTAAATTACAATTTGTTTTGCGTTGACATTCCCTGTCCTGCAAGGCTGCCTGCGAAAACAGACTATTGGGATGATTTAGCGCGCCGTAGAGTTGCCACTAAATTCTGGCGCATGGGTTTGGGTAAATAAGAGAGTGTGACGCCGACCATGGCTTTACCTTTCGATCGAACCCGCGATCGCGCCATACTAGCCTGTACCAAATGTCGCCCTTTGGTAATTTCCCCCGTTTCGATCAAATACCACCCCAGTTGTAACTGCGTTTCTGCCAAGCGAGATCGACGAACCTGTTCCAACTCACCTTGGAATTCGTAGGACTGCAAATACTGCACCTTGTCACTCAGGTAGGGAATGGCGCGGTGGATGCCCTGTTGTTCCGGATGGAAGCGGTATTCCATCAACCGTTCCGGCAGGTAATAAGCCCGGTAGCCCGCCAAGGCCAAGCGGACAAACAAGTCATTATCCTCACAGTTTTGCCAATCCCGGCGCATGTAATCCACCGCCTGCAACGCCGATCGCCGAAACAGCGTCGCCCCAATCTGCAAACTCTGGCGCACAAACACCACCGTCAGCAAATCCGCGATCGGCCCCTCCGGTAAATTCGATCGGCCCCAGCGCTGGGAATTCTGATCCGACCAATCCTGCCGCCGTTGGTTCTGCTCATCAATCACCCAGTGGTCCGTGCCCACAAACCCGATCGCGGGCTGTCGATCTAAAATTTGACTCGTTTTTGCCAAAAAATCCGGAGTCAGCCGATCATCATCGTCAAACTTAATAAAGTAATCCCCCGTCGCGGCCTCATAGCCCGATCGCATGTTGTTGCTCTTGCCAATATTGCTATTGTGGCGCAGGTAGCGAATCCGGGGATCGGTATACCCTGCCATCACCTGGGGCGTTGCATCCGTCGAGCCATCATCGCAGACCACCAACTCCCAGTCGGATTCCGTCTGTGCCACAACACTGGCGATCGCAAAGGGCAACAGATGGGCACGATTAAAAGTGGGAATGCAAACCGTAATCTTGGGCATGGGAGCCATCACAACGCTTCCCCCTCAGTTTGCCCCATCTCTGCTGTTCTGCCCCATCTCCTGTCGTTAATTCACCTCTACCATGCGTATTCTGCTGCTCTCGGCCACCTTTCCCTATCCGCCCACCCAAGGGGGCACCCAGGTACGCACGTTTAACCTGCTGCGCTACCTTCAGCAACACCATGAAGTGACGTTGGCCACCCTGAGAACGCCGGAGGT
The window above is part of the Alkalinema sp. FACHB-956 genome. Proteins encoded here:
- a CDS encoding glycosyltransferase family 2 protein; translated protein: MPKITVCIPTFNRAHLLPFAIASVVAQTESDWELVVCDDGSTDATPQVMAGYTDPRIRYLRHNSNIGKSNNMRSGYEAATGDYFIKFDDDDRLTPDFLAKTSQILDRQPAIGFVGTDHWVIDEQNQRRQDWSDQNSQRWGRSNLPEGPIADLLTVVFVRQSLQIGATLFRRSALQAVDYMRRDWQNCEDNDLFVRLALAGYRAYYLPERLMEYRFHPEQQGIHRAIPYLSDKVQYLQSYEFQGELEQVRRSRLAETQLQLGWYLIETGEITKGRHLVQASMARSRVRSKGKAMVGVTLSYLPKPMRQNLVATLRRAKSSQ